Within Caproicibacterium argilliputei, the genomic segment TATGCGTACGCAGGAACGGATCCGGCAGGAAAATTGGCGGCAGCTGGTGCGCCTGAGCGTGGCAGTGACTGTTTTTATTCTGCCGGTTGGCATTTGGTTTGCGCAGGCGGCGCAGAAGCAGACGGCTTTGCTGGCAGGTTACGCAGGGTATATGATACTGTTTCTGTGCATAACCTTATTTTTGTATGCACGGCGTGCACAACCACCGACCTTTCAAAAGGTGCAGGCGGGCTGCTATCTATTTGTTGCGCTGACGATGTCCTTTAATATATTTGTGGGGGTGCAGCCGTTTCCCGGCCGTCCTGCAACGCTGTTTCCATTGAGTTATCTGCTGTTAGAAATTCTTTTTTTCCTGCCGCACGCTCTTTTAAACCTGCAGATGCTGCTGACAGAAGGCGCCTTTTTGCTGGCTGTCTGGCTTATCAAAGATTCAACAGTTTGGTGCTACGATATGCCGGCATCTTTGACCGCGTGTGTATTTGGATGTATGGCTTCTTTTTTAATTCAAGACTTGCGGATTCGGGAGTACCGCACGCAGTACGGCCTGCAGTATGTCAGTGAGCACGACGAACTGACCGGACTGTTCAATCGGCGCGGATTTGATGTTTACATTGCGGAAATCTATGCGCAGTGTATGCAGCGCCAGTCTGTCTGCGGCATTCTAATGCTGGACATTGACTTTTTTAAATTGTACAATGACCGGTACGGGCATTTGGCGGGGGATGAGTGCCTGCAACGGGTGTCGCGCGCTTTGAAAGCGGTGGCTGCCCGAAACGATGCGTTTCTGGCGCGCTTTGGCGGCGAGGAATTCCTTTCGGTGCTGCCCAACACAAACGATAAGGCGGCGCGGGCATATGCGGAGGAACTGCTGCACGCTGTGCGCCACGAAGACATTCAAACGGTAGGCGGTATTGTAACGGTCAGCATCGGTCTTTGCACGCGCATTCCGCAGACGGAGAACGGCTGGGTGAAGCAGGTGGATTGTGCGGATCATGCGCTGTACTTAGCCAAAGACAGGGGACGCAATCAAATTTCCACTTGGCGCGCCGATGAATAAAAAAGCAGGCTGCGGAAAGCTTTTCCGCGCCTGCTTTTTTTTAAAGGGTTCCGCCGTCTATCACATGGCAGGGCAGCAGAGTTTCCGCCGCTGCGGGGCGGTTTTCCATCAATGCCT encodes:
- a CDS encoding GGDEF domain-containing protein → MTIIFRIQKNFKENSRFCLTHMRTQERIRQENWRQLVRLSVAVTVFILPVGIWFAQAAQKQTALLAGYAGYMILFLCITLFLYARRAQPPTFQKVQAGCYLFVALTMSFNIFVGVQPFPGRPATLFPLSYLLLEILFFLPHALLNLQMLLTEGAFLLAVWLIKDSTVWCYDMPASLTACVFGCMASFLIQDLRIREYRTQYGLQYVSEHDELTGLFNRRGFDVYIAEIYAQCMQRQSVCGILMLDIDFFKLYNDRYGHLAGDECLQRVSRALKAVAARNDAFLARFGGEEFLSVLPNTNDKAARAYAEELLHAVRHEDIQTVGGIVTVSIGLCTRIPQTENGWVKQVDCADHALYLAKDRGRNQISTWRADE